In the Fusarium falciforme chromosome 6, complete sequence genome, GCAACAGCCGCTGAAATCAAGAGGACACAACCCGCAGGGTCAAACCGATAACAGTTTTGTTGGCGTCCCTGGAGGCTGATGAGCTCTCGAAGGAGTTGGCTGCTGCGCTGCCAGCGCGTATCAGGAACGCCTTCCAACTAGCTCCCAAGCATGGCGGATGCTGTATCAAAAGGAAGCCCATCCGGAAGCATTGGCATTGAATAATGTGAAACTGGCACTTGGACAGATCATCAAGGTCTAGGCTAATCCCATTCCAGTGTTGATTGAATGTGGCTAGTCTGTTGTTAGTTAAACAACTCCGAGTCTAATGCCGAGTTCACGGCCTCGAGGACGGACTTGCCTATGTAGGAACCGACTCCGCTGGCCTCAATCCGCAGACAACAGAAACCTCCATCGCGGTCGATCTGAGGAGTTCCCACAACCTATTTAAACCCCGAGCATGAGCGCCTTTGTCGACTTGCTTCCGCCACAGAACCCTTCACCTGCCATACCGCTACCACCAGTTTCTTCAGCTGCGAACATGTCTCTGAACCCGCTGAACGGAGGGCATTTTGTCCATAACGAGAAGAGggtcggcgatggcggcTCTCTGTTGAAACGACTTTCACTCGAGAACAAAACTGCTATCGTCTCTGGAGGGGGCGCTGGAATCGGCCTTGCTGTCGCCCATGCGTTTGCTGAAATGGGTGCCAACGTCGCCATTTGGTACAGCACTAACAAGACGGCTAGGGCAACAGCCGATGCCCTCGCCAGCAAGTACAACATAAAATGTGAGGAATCCACCATCAGCACTTGGCGCATGGAGCTGACAGAATATCAGGCCGAGCATATCAGGTAGATGTGAGGGACCCTGGAGAAATCGAGAAGACGATTGATCAAGTGGTCCAAGACTTTAACGGACGGCTTGATATCTTCGTAGCCAACGCCGGGATCCCGTGGACTAAGGGTCCTATGATTGATGGCCCCTTGGATCACTACAGGGACGTTGTCCGGACAAACTTGGACGGAACATATTTCTGTGCCAA is a window encoding:
- a CDS encoding Oxidoreductase, translating into MSAFVDLLPPQNPSPAIPLPPVSSAANMSLNPLNGGHFVHNEKRVGDGGSLLKRLSLENKTAIVSGGGAGIGLAVAHAFAEMGANVAIWYSTNKTARATADALASKYNIKCRAYQVDVRDPGEIEKTIDQVVQDFNGRLDIFVANAGIPWTKGPMIDGPLDHYRDVVRTNLDGTYFCAKFTAKHWRRQKLEGTTTSGQPLINYTSGSFIATASMSGSIVNIPQLQASYNAAKAGVIHMCKSLAVEWAQFARANSVSPGYIITDISTFVPGEMKEIWKDNIPLGREGEPHELQGAYLYLASDASTYTTGANLMVDGGYTAP